In Actinomycetota bacterium, a genomic segment contains:
- a CDS encoding protein-L-isoaspartate(D-aspartate) O-methyltransferase, with amino-acid sequence MAKKHKIIIFLSLAVLVAITAVIIFLINRDQGTSGYDKLRHDMVDQHIIPRGITDKKVIEALRTVPRHEFVDQDQKNNAYADRPLPIGQGQTISQPYIVALMTEELNLTGNEKVLEIGTGSGYQAAILAEIADEVYTVEIITELYEKAGQRLKQKYPQVRTSNHDGYYGWEQYAPYDRIIVTAAPDHIPQPLVNQLAEGGIMIIPVGPPGWNQVLWKITKQNGEIITEKIADVVFVPLVKDVQ; translated from the coding sequence ATGGCCAAAAAACACAAAATAATAATCTTTTTATCCCTGGCAGTACTGGTGGCCATAACTGCTGTCATAATATTTTTAATAAACCGGGACCAGGGAACCAGCGGATACGATAAGCTTAGGCATGACATGGTTGACCAACATATAATCCCCAGGGGTATTACCGATAAAAAGGTAATTGAGGCTTTAAGAACGGTACCCCGCCATGAATTTGTAGACCAAGACCAGAAAAACAATGCTTACGCTGACCGGCCCTTGCCCATTGGGCAGGGACAAACCATATCACAACCATACATTGTAGCTTTGATGACCGAAGAGCTAAACCTAACCGGAAACGAAAAAGTTTTGGAAATTGGCACCGGTTCAGGGTACCAGGCGGCTATCCTGGCCGAAATAGCTGATGAAGTATATACGGTTGAAATTATAACGGAGTTATATGAAAAAGCAGGCCAAAGATTAAAACAGAAGTACCCGCAAGTAAGAACATCCAATCATGACGGTTATTATGGCTGGGAACAATATGCTCCCTATGACCGCATCATAGTAACTGCAGCCCCGGACCATATACCCCAGCCGCTGGTAAACCAGCTGGCTGAAGGGGGAATTATGATAATACCGGTAGGTCCCCCTGGATGGAACCAGGTACTGTGGAAAATAACCAAGCAAAACGGAGAAATAATAACCGAAAAAATAGCGGATGTAGTTTTTGTTCCCCTGGTAAAAGATGTTCAATAA